The following are encoded in a window of Mycobacteriales bacterium genomic DNA:
- a CDS encoding sulfurtransferase → MSRSDVLVDAEWVETHLDDPKVVLVEVDEDVSAYDKGHIRGAVKIDWQKDLQDQVKRDFVDQAAFEKLLSSRGIGNDDTVVLYGGNNNWFAAYAYWYFKLYGHRSTKLLDGGRKRWELDSRELTDETAGRPATTYQAEPQDASIRAFRDDVLEAIGSLNLVDVRSPDEFSGKLLAPAHLPQEQSQRGGHIPTAKNIPWSKAANDDGTFRDDAELRDLYTGAGVDLGKDTIAYCRIGERSAHTWFVLHELLDLPNVKNYDGSWTEYGSLVGVPIEKDV, encoded by the coding sequence CGACGTGTTAGTCGACGCCGAATGGGTCGAGACCCATCTCGACGACCCGAAAGTAGTGCTCGTCGAGGTCGACGAGGACGTGTCCGCCTACGACAAGGGCCACATCCGGGGGGCGGTGAAGATCGACTGGCAGAAGGACCTTCAGGACCAGGTGAAGCGCGACTTCGTCGACCAGGCGGCGTTCGAGAAGCTGCTGTCGAGCCGCGGGATCGGCAACGACGACACGGTCGTGCTCTACGGCGGCAACAACAACTGGTTCGCGGCCTACGCCTACTGGTACTTCAAGCTCTACGGGCACCGGAGCACGAAGCTGCTCGACGGCGGCCGCAAGCGCTGGGAGCTCGACTCCCGGGAGCTCACCGACGAGACCGCGGGGCGCCCGGCGACTACATACCAGGCGGAGCCGCAGGACGCCTCGATCCGGGCCTTCCGCGACGACGTGCTGGAGGCGATCGGCAGCCTGAACCTGGTCGACGTCCGTTCCCCCGACGAGTTCTCCGGCAAGCTGCTCGCGCCGGCGCACCTGCCCCAGGAGCAGTCGCAGCGCGGCGGGCACATCCCGACCGCGAAGAACATCCCGTGGAGCAAGGCGGCCAACGACGACGGCACGTTCCGCGACGACGCGGAGCTCCGCGACCTCTACACCGGGGCGGGCGTCGACCTCGGCAAGGACACCATCGCCTACTGCCGGATCGGGGAGCGCAGCGCGCACACCTGGTTCGTCCTGCACGAGCTGCTCGACCTGCCGAACGTCAAGAACTACGACGGATCCTGGACCGAGTACGGCTCGCTGGTGGGCGTCCCGATCGAAAAGGACGTCTGA
- a CDS encoding DUF1416 domain-containing protein: MCGAPGQQTELPPGIDVAKESVIQGTVRRDGVPVGGAFVRLLDSSGEFTAEVVASATGVFRFFARPGSWTIRVLAPGATGEEKVEATLGSVVEVEVTVTS, translated from the coding sequence ATGTGCGGTGCACCGGGCCAGCAGACCGAGTTGCCGCCGGGGATCGACGTCGCGAAGGAGAGCGTGATCCAGGGCACCGTGCGCCGCGACGGCGTCCCGGTCGGCGGGGCGTTCGTCCGGCTGCTCGACTCGAGCGGCGAGTTCACCGCCGAGGTGGTCGCCTCGGCGACCGGGGTGTTCCGGTTCTTCGCCCGGCCCGGCTCGTGGACGATCAGGGTGCTCGCCCCCGGCGCGACCGGGGAGGAGAAGGTCGAGGCCACGCTCGGGTCGGTCGTCGAAGTCGAGGTCACCGTCACCTCGTAA